CTCTCCGGCGGCGCGGTGGACCCGGTGGTCCTCGCCACGGTGGGCGCCGTGGTCGGCGGCGGACTCTTCGGCGACCACTCCTCCCCGCTTTCCGACACCTCGGTGCTCTCCTCCTTCGGCGCCGCGTCGGACCACATGGACCACGTAACCACGCAGCTTCCCTACGCCCTCCTGGCCGGCGGCCTGGCCTGCGTTATCTTCGTCGTTATGGGAACGATGCTGGTCTAAGCGAAACCGCTATCCGCAACGGCGCCCCGGGTCTCCCGGGGCGCTCCGCATGCAAAGGAGCGCATTGTCATGACATCCACACCGCTACTGGGCGTCCTCTGCTGGGAGGAGGGCGCGTCCCCCAGGGGGCTGCAGCAGCTTGAATCCCTGAAGGGCAACAGCACCAACCCGGCGACCTATCCCTTTCCGGTGCGCTTTGCGCACGTGCCGGGGGCCAATCTGGACACCATCCTCCGAAACCCCGACCGGGCGGTCCACCGGCGCATGATCGACACCGCCGGCGAGCTGGTCCGGGAGGGGGTGCGCTTCCTCACCACCAGCTGCGGCTTCAATGTCCTGCTGCAGGGGGAGCTGGCCCGCGCCGTGCCGGTGCCGGCGGCCACGTCGAGCCTGCTGCAGGCGCCCGCCGCGACCCGCCTCTGCGGCGGCAGCGTGGCCGTCATCACCGCCCACGGCCCTTCGCTGACGGGGGAACACCTCCGGGCCGCCGGCATCACCGACGAGGTGGACCACCACGTCCACGGGATGGAGCGCTGCCCGGAGTGGAACACCATCTTCACCGCGCCGGACCGGGAGATCGATCTGGATGTGGTGGGCGGCGAGGTGGTCGCGGTGGCCCGTTCCGCAATGGAGACACACCCCCACACCGGCGCCTTCGTCCTGGAGTGCACGGACCTGCCGCCCTTCGCGGAGCGGATCCGTGCGGCCACGGGCCTGCCGGTCTTCGACTACACCACGATGGTGCGTTCCATCGCCGACGCGCTGGGGATCGCCGCAACGGATCGCTGAAGGACCGGTCGCCAAGACGGGAACCGGCGAAGCCGGTTGAGCGACGACAGCGCAATCAGACAAGAGGGCAGAGATCGGAGGGAACCACCCATCCCGCACCGATACCCTGCAAGGGAGGGAACAAGATGAAACGGATCCTCGTACTCGGCGCGGGGCGCGTGGCGGCGCCCTGCGTGGACTACCTGGCCAGACAGAAGGGGCTGACGGTGACCGTGGCGGACATCTCGGCGGAGAATCTGGCCGCCGTCACAGCCGGCACCGGCGCCGACAGCCTGCAGCGGGACGCCGGCGGCGATCCCGGCGGCCTCCTCGACGAGGTGCGCCCCGACATTGTGGTGAACCTCCTGCCGCCGGAGCTCATGGCCCCCTACGCCAGGGCCTGCTGCGACCGGGGCGTCCACCTGGTGCATCCCGCCTATCTGGACGACGACACCCGCTCCATGGCGGAGGAGATCAAGGGCAAAGGCCTGGTCTTCGTCACCGAACTGGGCCTGGACCCGGGGATCGACCACATGTCCGCCGCCCGGACCATCGACACCATCCACGGCGAAGGCGGACAGGTGGAGCGCTTCCTCTCGGTCTGCGGAGCGCTCCCCGCACCGGAGGCCAACACCAACCCCTGGGGCTACAAGCTCTCCTGGGCCCCGGCGAGCCTGGTGGGCGCCAGCAAGCGGACCGCCCGGGTGCTGCTGGACGGCGCGGAGCACCGCTGGCCCGACGGGGAGACCTTCGAGCACGTGATGCTGCAGGAGGTCCCCGGACTGGGGGTCTTCGAGCTCTACGCCAACGCCGACTCCATCCCCTACATCGAGGCCTACGGCATCCCCGAGGTGCGCACCATCCTCCGGGGGACCCTGCGCTACCCCGGCTGGTGCGAGACGATCTGCGCCATGAACAGCCTGGGCCTCTTCGACGAGACCACCATGGACCTGTCGGGGCTGACCTACAGAGGCTTTCTGGCCTCCCTGCTGGGTGTCGCCGAAGACCAGGCGCAAGCCGAGCTCCGCCGTCGGCTGGGGCTCAAGCCCTACGCGGCGGTGCTCCTGCGGCTGCAGTGGCTGGGCCTGGTCGACGACCGGCCGCTTCGCGCGGGGCTCTCCACGCCGCGGGATGTGGTGGCATCACTCTTTGCCGAGAAGCTGGTCTACCGGAAGGGCGAACGCGACCTGGTGGTCCTGATGGACGAGTTCACCGCCTTCTTCCCGAACACAGGGGAACGGGAGCGCTTCCGCTCGCTGCTGACAGACAGCGGCACGGTGGGCGAGGCCACCTCCATCGCCCGCACCACCGGCATCCCCCCGGCCATCGCCGCCCGGTTCATCGCCGAAGGGCGGATCGCCACGCCGGGGCTCCACATGCCCACCCTGCCGGAGATCTACACACCCGTCCTGGCCGAGCTGGAGCGTGAGGGCATCGCCCTCGCCGAGGAGCGCCACCGGCTCTCCTGACCACACAACGAGAGAACCTCCCTTTGCGCCACACACCACACAGAGCCCGGCCCTTTCGGGGCCGGGCTTGCCTGTGTCTGAAGGGCGGCAACCTGTTCCGCCGGCAGCGGGAGACGGCAGGCCTGTCTGATCCCGGGTCTTCCGCCGCAGCAGATGGTAGAATGTGGAGCGAAGGAGTGGCGCTGCGCTGCAGCGCCACCGCAACAAGGGGGTATCTGTTGTGCGAAACTGTTGGCTGAACCGCTGCAGCACCTGTATCGCAACATTCGTCACGGTGCTGGCGCTTGTCTCCTGTACGGCAGGAACAGCCGCCGCCGTGCCGGGGGATCCCTTCTCCCGGGACCACACCATCCTGAAGCATCCCGACCTGATCGCCCTGCTGGAGGTGAGCGAGAGCGCAACCACAGGATTGCAGGCGGACTACGTCTCCCCGGACCGCCAGGGCGGGAGCCTGACCCCGCAGTGGCGCGCGTCCCTCACTCCCGGCACGCCTGTGGAAGCGCGGGACGGCCTCGCCGCCGCCGTGGGGACCCGCTCGCCGGACCACCCCATGATCGCCGCAGGGATGGCCTATATGCAGGAGGAGGCCGGCACAATCCACTTCCACCTCACCACCTACCATCTGGACGCGGAGAACAAAGAGATCACCCTGGCTCAGGACTACAACTCCGGGATCAATACGGCCACCCTGGCGGCGTTCTTCCACCAGGACAAAAGCATCTCCGCCTGCGACTGGACCGGCGACGGCACATCGGACTACGCCTGCGCCGTCTACGCGAACAGCGACAGAAAGGATATGGGCTACTTCATCATGACGGCCGACGGCGACCCCGCCACGCCGAACCACGTCATCACCACGGCCATCAGCAGCAGCCAGTCGGTGGGCGCCACCCAGGCCTGCCTCGACACGGCCCTTCTGGACGTCACCGACGACGGCCGGAAGGAGCTGCTGGTGCTGGCCAAGGAACAGGACGGCCACTACAACCTCCGGGCCTTCCAGGTGGAAAGCGACCTCACCTGCAAACCCCTGGAGGGCGACCCCTACACCGTGGCCCGCTACGACCCCGATGACTGGACCAACTCCTGCGCCCTCAGCCCGGGGGACAGCGACGGCGACGGAACGAAGGAGCTCGTCGCAGGATACACCACCGGCGACGGCGGAACGGCCCGCCTGAAGGTGCTGGAACCCGCCGACCAGCAGGACGGCGTTGCCTGGACCAGCCGCTGCAAGGGGCAGATCACACCCGGTGACGGCATGGAGGACAGCCACTTCCCCATGAGGGTCTGCGACCTCAACGGCGACGGCCGGGAGGAGTTCGTCTTCGCCGCAGCCGGCCCGTCGCTGCATATCGCGGGCGTCGGCAGCGACGGCTCCTCCATTGTGGAGCTGGCCGACAGGGATGTGCCGGACCCCGGGACGTCCTGGAGGGGGCTCGCCCTGGCCACAGGGGCCTTCACCCTGGGCTTTACGCCCTGGAACCCCGAAAGCCCCCCGCAGCAGATCGCCCTCTACGCGGCGAAACAGGTCAACCAGCCTTCCGATGGCAGGCTCTGGCTCTACGAACCGACTCTGGACGAACAGGGCGGCATCACCGGTGTGGACGAGCTCTCGGAAGAGCGCTGGAAGAGCGCCTATGACTACGGGGTACTCCTGCCGGGCGACTTCGCCGGCGACGCCCTGCGGCTCGGACCGCCCACCAAGATCACCGTGGAAAACCACATCACCCCGCTGGTGGTGATGCGGGAGCCGCCCAAGCACCTGGACTACACCCGTTCCCTGGACGCCGCCGGCTGGGACAAATGCAACATCACCCGCTCCACCTTCTACTACACCCAGTTCCTTGACAAACAGACCAGCGAAAAGATCGTCACCACCAGGCAGCAGACCTCGAACAGCTTCGGCCGCACCTTCTCCTCCACCCAGCAGGGGAGCCTCAACCTGGGCGTGGCCGAGGTCTCCGCCAAAGCGAAGGAGTCCTTCGGCAAGAGCTGGAGCTCCCGGTCATCCAGCTACCACCGAAGCTACGACGAAACGACCACCCAGATATCGGCCAGGACCACCAAGGGGGACATGGTCTCCTACCGCTGCCAGGATATGGACATCTACCGCTACCCGGTGATCGGCGACACAGGCTCACCAGGGCAGACCTACTATCAGGTGGTCATCCCCGAACCGACGCGGACCCACATCGCCACCGGCCGGGACCTCACCTGGTACCAGCCCCCCCATATCCCCGGCAACCTGCTCACCTACCCCTGGAAGAAGGAGCTCCCGGGGACCGACCCGCAAAGCGCCGACCTGCTGGGCGGCGACACCACCTACGAGCTGGGCAACGCCGTCACCTGGGACGTCTCCTGGACCCACTCGGTGGCCTCCGGCGACACAACCCGGACGTCGGTGGAAAACAGCAACACCGAGAGCTTCTCCACCACCCTGAAAGGAAAGGGCGAATACCTCTCGGGCGAACTGAAAGCGGGCGTCACCTTCACCCACGACCACTGCTCGGCACAGAGCACCTCCAACCGCAACAGCATCACCGAGACCAGCGGTTTCACCGTGGCGCTGCCCTCCTTCCCGGGGAGCGAGCTCTACGCCTACGACGTGACGCCCCTGGTCTACAGCACCGACATGGGCAACCTCGCCGCCACCTACCTGGCGGACATCACGGCCAGAAAACCGCAGTGGTGGATCAGACGCTACGGCGGCGCGCCCAACCCCGCCCTGGGGCTGCCCCACCAGTGGTACCTCTACAAATTCTCCAAACCCACCGAGGAGGATGAATGGCGGTGGAACGCCACGGGCGCCGACCGCGACCGGCTGCAGGGGATGTTCTTCCTCGACAGCACCGGGAAGAAGCGGGGACACGCCCTCAACAAGGACGCAACAGGCATGGACAAGCCGGTGCGGATCCGCTGCCGCATCTACAACCTGGCCGTGCAGAACGCCGGAACCGACGTGAGCCTCACCGACCTGCCGGTGCGGTTTTCCCTCTCCGGCGACCACCTCCGCGGCGGCGCCCAGACCATCGGCACCGACCATGTGGATATCGCCCCCTACGGCAACGCCGAGGCCGCCAACTGGAGCTGGGCGGAGGTCAACTGGGCCCTCGCGGACGTCCCCGAGGGCAGCTACCGCATCCTGGTGGAGGCGGACCCCGACGACACCATCACGGAGCTCCCCCACCACGACAACGGCGACCTGTACAGCGACAACCGGGGGTGGTTCGAGGTCTACGTCCACGAGGGCGCCGGCAACCCGGGGACGGCGGCGCACTCGCTGCACGAGCTGGACGGCGCACTGGAAGTCTCCCCGGACCGGGTGGACCCCGGCGGGGCCGTCACCATCGAGGCGGACATCCACAACCCGGGGAGCCACAGCGCCACCCGCGTCTTCGTGGCCTTTGCCGAGGGAACGACCGGCGACACCATCGCCCACAGGCTGATCCCCGGGATCGCCCCGGGCGACACCCACCACCTGACGGTGCGGCACTTCCCCGCCGGCGCGGGGCGCCACAGCGTCACCATGGCGATCGACGATTCGGAGCACGAGCTCGCCGAGGTCAGCGCCTCCTACCGCGTGGGGACCGACCCGGAAGGAGGCTGCACCACGGGGGACTCCCCCTGGGCGCTGCTTGTGCTGCTCCCCGGCGTGATCCTGCCGGCGGCGCTGCGGAAGCGGTAGGGCTTCGGAGGCACCTCTCTCCTCTCAGCGGTGCTTGTACTGCCGCACATTCCCGGCTTTCCACAGAAGTTGAGGATGATTCGCGGTATTCTGCCGGAGCCTGGCATCGCTGGTGAGGAGTGAAGGAACAATCTGTCCTTCATCGTTAATGCGGGTCAGAAAAGCTCGTTCGCCTGGGGCAAGGGGCAGCAAAATCGACAATGCCTTTCGACACTGATTGACAAGGCGGTTGCTGTAGTCAACGGGCTTCTCTTTTGCTTCAGGGATGCTCTGTCTGAGTGTTGGGCGCAGCTGGCTCGCCACATCGGCATGGTTGCACACTATATCGTTGGTTGTTACGTTTCGCCAATCCTGACGGACCATTGCACCATATACCACGAAGGCAAAACGCAAACATGATATATCAAAATGCTGACCAGCGAAAATGCGCCAGCTATCGAAGAGATCTCTTGCCTTGCTGCGAGCGAGTAATGCGACCAGTTTCCCTGCAGCGAGTTCATGGAAGTCCAAAACAGGGAATACTATGGACAGCGGTCCCACAGGAAATGAGGAGCGTTCCACAACAGGCCAGAGGGGAATCCGAAACATGTAATTCAGGTCTACCTCGAGATTACCAGTGTACCCAAAGACACTACTGTATCGCAGCGACCATTTCCCACCGGCATGCTTGCCTCGGGGCTGTTGGCGAACGCGCATATGTTCGCGGGAAGCGATCTGATACAAAGCACGTTCGATAGACGGCCGTTCTTCCGCCATCCGTGTCGGCGAGGCAGACCCAATGTAATTCAGATCGATATCCACCGAGAGTCTTGGGATATCAAAAATAAAAAGATTTAATGCAGTTCCGCCTTTGAGGGCAAGCTTGTCGCGGAGAAAGGGGTGCTCTTGGATAGCAACGAGAAGGCCCAATAACCTTACAACTTTTTCCAGGGTTTTTGCCTCAAAAGACATACTAAAAGCAACGGAATTCAAGTCATCCTTTGACATCATCATAGAATTTGCTCCCAGAGCTGCGTCGCCACCTCTTCCGGCACCATGAGATTCCACCGTGGTACATACCGGCCGGATCTCCTCCGACTTCGGTCAAGATAATGCACGCTTTTCGGCCGCATTTTCTCCAGCTCCCGGAGGTACGCCTCGCCGACCATCAACCGTTCGCGGTTCCGCTCGAGGTAGAATCCCACCTTGGCCGCTGTCGTCGCATTTTCGAGCAGTGCGACGTATGCCACTATCCTGTCGAGCTTGAAATAGTCGACAAAGTCGAGCGATCTCCACAGCTCTTCCCACCCTCCTGCCAAGTCGGGGCGGGTAAAGCAATCCACAATGGTACGTTCAAGACTCGTCACGGGGATATCCAGATCCCGATGATAGTTCGTCTCGACCTCTGCCTGTTCGCTATCTTTGCGTCGCAGAACCGCCGGGAAACGCACACCCCGAAAGCGATTGTTCCGGAACTCGAAGGCTCTGGAAGGTTCCTTCGCCGAAAAGAGAAAGCAATGCCAAACAGAATAGGCCCAGCCGTGGAGTTCAAGGGCCGTATGATGGGAAAGGACGGCGTCCTCTTCAGCCTTCGCCGCGATCTGAAATGGATCAACCAGATAGTGTTCAGGCGAAACCCCTCGGGGCACGACTGCGTACAAGCCCCGGCGCACCTGCAACAGCCGCCCAGTTCTTCGATGGTAGCCCAGGAGTGCTTCAACCCTTCTGGACCCGCTTTCCGTATCGATTTCCAGATAATCCATAAGCTCCTTTTTCCGGAAAACGGGATGTGACCTGAAAAATGCCTCATATCTCATGGGAACGCACCCTTTGACAACGATGTCAGTAATCCACAACTATGTTATGGGTTACGGCCGGTATTGTCAAACAGGGCACGTCCTCTCTCTGACGGGGACAGCATAACGGGACCGGATCCGCCCGTCTTCGTCATCAGCTCAGTCTCCGCAGCGGCCCTCAGGGAAGAGAGGGCCCCACGGACCTCAGGTTGAGCACCCCATGTCTGTGGTAGTATGGCAGTGTGGGTTTTCGAGGGAAGGGCGGATTCTCCACCAGCGATCCGCCTTCAGTCAGCGGAGAGAGCCGGGAAAGGAGCGATACCATGGAATATCTGGCGGTCATTGCGGGCGGCGCAGTGGTGATCGGGATCATCATGATGCTGGCGCGGCGCCACGACAGGAAGATGGCCCAAAGCCCCTACGGGCGCTACCGCAAGGTGGACAGAGGCTACCACGACGACGGCCCGGACATCGACCTGGACGACTAGAGGGCAACCGAAGGATACCGGTCGGCGGGGGCCACCTGCTGGTAGCCCGAGGAACTGCCGCGGCGACACAACAACGAGCCGCCGGGGACCGGTGCGCCCGATGCCGATTTCTATGCGGTCAACCGGCGGCACCCTCTCGTATCCAGGTAACAGAGAAAGCGGGCCTCCGCCGGAGAGAGCTGGGACTCCTTCTTTCCAAAGATAGCCGGGTCGAACTCGTCCCGGAAATCCATGGCGATACGCTTCTTCCCCGCCTCGACGGCCTGCTCCCGGGCCACCCGCCATGCCCGAAGCTCCCGGCGCAGATCGTCGATAAGCTTGTCCGGCGGGGCATCGGCATAGGTGGCGGCAATATCTTCAACAATGTCCAGCTCGGCATCAGAGAAGTAGTCCAGGTCGGGTTCTACGTTCTCCCGCACCTCCAGGCAGCCTGCCCCGGCGGGGACGAAACGGAAATAGACACCCTCCAGCCCAAACCGTTCGTCGTAGAGATCGACGGGCACGGCGCCCATCTCGACGGCGTCGTATTCCAAACCGAGGGAGGGGACGCCATATCGCTTCAAAAACCGAAAATCCAGCAGCGCCAGCGCGTTGTACAGCCATGTCTGCCTGGGGCAGGAACCGCTTCGTCTGGCGTGGGCCCTCGCGAACAGGGCCACGGCGTTGCCGATCTTCTCCTTCTGGAATGGGATCATCGCTCTCTCCCCCTCATCGCAGCACAAAGGCACATCATCCAACGGCCCCTCCGACCACAACCGCACGCTACACCGA
The DNA window shown above is from Synergistales bacterium and carries:
- a CDS encoding aspartate/glutamate racemase family protein; its protein translation is MTSTPLLGVLCWEEGASPRGLQQLESLKGNSTNPATYPFPVRFAHVPGANLDTILRNPDRAVHRRMIDTAGELVREGVRFLTTSCGFNVLLQGELARAVPVPAATSSLLQAPAATRLCGGSVAVITAHGPSLTGEHLRAAGITDEVDHHVHGMERCPEWNTIFTAPDREIDLDVVGGEVVAVARSAMETHPHTGAFVLECTDLPPFAERIRAATGLPVFDYTTMVRSIADALGIAATDR
- a CDS encoding saccharopine dehydrogenase NADP-binding domain-containing protein, with amino-acid sequence MKRILVLGAGRVAAPCVDYLARQKGLTVTVADISAENLAAVTAGTGADSLQRDAGGDPGGLLDEVRPDIVVNLLPPELMAPYARACCDRGVHLVHPAYLDDDTRSMAEEIKGKGLVFVTELGLDPGIDHMSAARTIDTIHGEGGQVERFLSVCGALPAPEANTNPWGYKLSWAPASLVGASKRTARVLLDGAEHRWPDGETFEHVMLQEVPGLGVFELYANADSIPYIEAYGIPEVRTILRGTLRYPGWCETICAMNSLGLFDETTMDLSGLTYRGFLASLLGVAEDQAQAELRRRLGLKPYAAVLLRLQWLGLVDDRPLRAGLSTPRDVVASLFAEKLVYRKGERDLVVLMDEFTAFFPNTGERERFRSLLTDSGTVGEATSIARTTGIPPAIAARFIAEGRIATPGLHMPTLPEIYTPVLAELEREGIALAEERHRLS
- a CDS encoding nucleotidyl transferase AbiEii/AbiGii toxin family protein, whose product is MMMSKDDLNSVAFSMSFEAKTLEKVVRLLGLLVAIQEHPFLRDKLALKGGTALNLFIFDIPRLSVDIDLNYIGSASPTRMAEERPSIERALYQIASREHMRVRQQPRGKHAGGKWSLRYSSVFGYTGNLEVDLNYMFRIPLWPVVERSSFPVGPLSIVFPVLDFHELAAGKLVALLARSKARDLFDSWRIFAGQHFDISCLRFAFVVYGAMVRQDWRNVTTNDIVCNHADVASQLRPTLRQSIPEAKEKPVDYSNRLVNQCRKALSILLPLAPGERAFLTRINDEGQIVPSLLTSDARLRQNTANHPQLLWKAGNVRQYKHR
- a CDS encoding type IV toxin-antitoxin system AbiEi family antitoxin domain-containing protein, yielding MRYEAFFRSHPVFRKKELMDYLEIDTESGSRRVEALLGYHRRTGRLLQVRRGLYAVVPRGVSPEHYLVDPFQIAAKAEEDAVLSHHTALELHGWAYSVWHCFLFSAKEPSRAFEFRNNRFRGVRFPAVLRRKDSEQAEVETNYHRDLDIPVTSLERTIVDCFTRPDLAGGWEELWRSLDFVDYFKLDRIVAYVALLENATTAAKVGFYLERNRERLMVGEAYLRELEKMRPKSVHYLDRSRRRSGRYVPRWNLMVPEEVATQLWEQIL
- a CDS encoding SocA family protein: MIPFQKEKIGNAVALFARAHARRSGSCPRQTWLYNALALLDFRFLKRYGVPSLGLEYDAVEMGAVPVDLYDERFGLEGVYFRFVPAGAGCLEVRENVEPDLDYFSDAELDIVEDIAATYADAPPDKLIDDLRRELRAWRVAREQAVEAGKKRIAMDFRDEFDPAIFGKKESQLSPAEARFLCYLDTRGCRRLTA